From a region of the Thalassospira sp. TSL5-1 genome:
- a CDS encoding NADPH:quinone oxidoreductase family protein: MRAMMCEKIDTDPVMRTVDDPVAAAGEVVIDVHACGVNFADTLIIAGKYQQKPEFPFVPGFEIAGVVSVTGEGVDAGLKGQRVMAMAPYGGFAEKITLPADRIIPIPDGVSFEDAAAFQITYGTSWFALKYRANVQGGEVVLVHGAAGGVGITAVECAKILGARVIATAGGPEKCEIARQHGADFVIDYKSADITTSVREICQRQGWHAGVDVVYDPVGGDVFSQSLRCTAPGGRLLVIGFASGDIPQIPANILLVKNLAVLGFYFGAYLDQNPEIARQGMAELLDNLAAGNITPSISRRFPLADVPKAFAALRERTATSKMVILCRAPAS; the protein is encoded by the coding sequence ATGCGGGCCATGATGTGTGAAAAAATCGATACCGATCCTGTCATGCGTACCGTCGATGATCCGGTTGCCGCTGCGGGCGAGGTGGTGATTGATGTTCATGCCTGTGGCGTCAATTTTGCCGATACCCTGATCATTGCCGGAAAATATCAGCAGAAACCCGAATTTCCCTTTGTGCCGGGCTTTGAAATTGCCGGTGTGGTATCGGTTACGGGGGAGGGTGTGGATGCCGGACTAAAGGGCCAGCGGGTGATGGCAATGGCCCCGTATGGCGGTTTCGCCGAAAAAATCACCCTTCCGGCCGACCGCATCATTCCCATACCCGATGGTGTCAGTTTCGAGGATGCCGCCGCATTTCAAATCACTTACGGTACATCGTGGTTCGCCTTGAAATATCGCGCCAATGTTCAAGGTGGCGAGGTTGTTCTGGTGCATGGTGCTGCGGGTGGGGTGGGTATTACGGCGGTTGAATGCGCCAAAATACTGGGTGCCCGTGTGATTGCCACGGCCGGTGGCCCCGAAAAATGCGAAATTGCCCGTCAGCACGGGGCGGATTTTGTCATTGATTACAAATCAGCCGATATTACTACATCTGTGCGCGAAATCTGCCAGCGGCAGGGCTGGCATGCCGGGGTGGATGTGGTTTATGACCCGGTTGGGGGCGATGTTTTCAGCCAGTCACTGCGGTGCACGGCACCGGGGGGACGTTTGCTGGTGATCGGCTTTGCCAGTGGCGATATTCCGCAAATTCCTGCTAATATCCTGCTGGTCAAAAATCTTGCCGTTTTAGGGTTCTATTTTGGGGCCTATCTGGATCAAAATCCCGAAATCGCCCGCCAGGGCATGGCTGAACTGCTTGATAATCTGGCGGCGGGAAATATCACGCCGTCAATTTCGCGGCGTTTTCCCCTGGCAGATGTGCCCAAGGCCTTTGCCGCCCTGCGCGAAAGAACAGCAACCAGTAAAATGGTGATTTTGTGCCGCGCGCCTGCAAGCTGA
- a CDS encoding type 1 glutamine amidotransferase domain-containing protein — translation MPAIDTAKILILATDGYERSELRVPLEKLGNHGADVKIASLKAGSIKSWDKTDWGDSVDVDLEVKDVDIKDYDALVIPGGQINPDLLRMNEGAVSLVREFVASGKPVAAICHGPWLLVEADALRGRKATSYPSVKTDLLNAGAVWQNEAVVCDQGIITSRNPNDLDAFVGKIVKEVSEGTHHRRAA, via the coding sequence ATGCCTGCAATTGATACTGCAAAAATCCTGATCCTTGCGACGGACGGTTACGAACGGTCCGAACTGCGCGTGCCGCTTGAAAAGCTGGGCAATCACGGGGCTGATGTCAAAATCGCTTCGCTGAAGGCTGGCAGCATCAAAAGCTGGGACAAAACCGATTGGGGCGACAGTGTCGATGTTGACCTTGAGGTCAAGGATGTGGACATCAAGGATTACGACGCCCTTGTGATCCCGGGCGGGCAGATCAACCCGGACCTGTTGCGCATGAATGAAGGGGCGGTTTCGCTGGTACGCGAATTTGTCGCATCGGGCAAACCTGTCGCCGCCATTTGCCACGGCCCCTGGCTTCTGGTCGAGGCTGATGCCCTGCGCGGTCGCAAGGCAACGTCCTATCCCTCTGTCAAAACCGACCTTCTGAATGCCGGTGCGGTCTGGCAGAATGAAGCTGTGGTTTGTGACCAGGGCATTATTACCTCGCGCAACCCCAATGACCTTGATGCCTTTGTCGGCAAAATTGTCAAGGAAGTAAGCGAAGGCACCCATCACCGTCGC